One region of Cyanobium sp. M30B3 genomic DNA includes:
- the topA gene encoding type I DNA topoisomerase, with the protein MGHTLVIVESPTKARTIRGFLPKDFRVEASMGHVRDLPNNASEIPAAHKGEKWSNLGVNTANNFEPLYVVPKDKKKVVKELKDALKGADQLLLATDEDREGESISWHLLQLLSPKVPVKRMVFHEITKEAIGRALEQTRELDMELVHAQETRRILDRLVGYTLSPLLWKKVAWGLSAGRVQSVAVRLLVQRERARRAFRSGSYWDLKARLEQGGSGFEAKLSQLGGVKIAGGSDFDESTGGLKAGSKVRLLAEAEARQLREAVLAAPWRVAAVEEKPTVRKPVAPFTTSTLQQEANRKLRLSARETMRTAQGLYERGFITYMRTDSVHLSEQAISAARSCVGAKYGQEYLSPSPRQFSTKARNAQEAHEAIRPAGESFRDPAATGLDGRDLALYELIWKRTVASQMADAKLTMLSVDLEVDGGTLGLASFRASGKRIDFPGFFRAYVEGSDDPDAALEGQEVLLPALKSGDSPACKAVEALGHQTQPPARYSEAALVKMLEKEGIGRPSTYASIIGTIVDRGYATLANNALTPSFTAFAVTALLEEHFPDLVDTSFTARMENTLDEISHGQVQWLPYLESFYKGEKGLEAQVAQREGDIDPGASRTVELEGLPCVVRIGRFGAYLETKRVADDGSEELLKATLPQEITPADLDAEKAELILRQKADGPEALGEDPETGEAVYLLFGQYGPYVQRGQVSDDNPKPKRASLPKGVKPEELKLEDALGLLRLPRQLGEHPDGGRIDAGLGRFGPYVVHHKGKGEKDYRSLKAEDDVLLVGLERALELLAQPKRGRGGRTALKDLGTPEGADEAIQLFDGPYGLYVKQGKVNASLPEGTTADTITLEQAVELLAAKAASGKGKGGRSAGKAAAARKPAARTPAARKAPATTKTGRLRASAVRVIKAADN; encoded by the coding sequence GTGGGTCACACCCTGGTCATCGTCGAGAGCCCCACCAAGGCCCGCACCATCCGCGGCTTCCTGCCCAAGGACTTCCGGGTGGAGGCCTCGATGGGTCACGTGCGCGACCTGCCCAACAACGCCAGCGAGATCCCCGCGGCCCACAAGGGCGAGAAGTGGTCCAACCTCGGCGTGAACACCGCCAACAACTTCGAGCCCCTCTACGTGGTGCCGAAGGACAAGAAAAAGGTGGTGAAGGAACTCAAGGACGCCCTCAAGGGTGCCGACCAGCTGCTGCTGGCCACCGACGAAGACCGGGAGGGGGAATCGATCAGCTGGCACCTGCTGCAACTGCTCAGCCCCAAGGTGCCGGTGAAGCGGATGGTGTTCCACGAGATCACCAAGGAGGCGATCGGCCGGGCCCTGGAGCAGACCCGCGAGCTCGACATGGAGCTGGTGCACGCCCAGGAGACCCGCCGCATCCTCGACCGGCTGGTGGGCTACACCCTCTCGCCGCTGCTGTGGAAGAAGGTGGCGTGGGGGCTGAGCGCCGGCCGCGTGCAGTCGGTGGCGGTGCGCCTGCTCGTGCAGCGCGAGCGGGCCCGCCGGGCCTTCAGGAGCGGCAGCTACTGGGACCTCAAGGCCCGGCTGGAGCAGGGCGGCAGCGGCTTTGAGGCCAAATTGAGCCAGCTGGGCGGCGTGAAGATCGCCGGCGGCAGTGATTTCGATGAGAGCACCGGCGGCCTCAAGGCCGGCAGCAAGGTGCGGCTGCTGGCCGAGGCCGAGGCGCGCCAGCTGCGCGAGGCGGTGCTGGCGGCCCCCTGGCGGGTGGCGGCGGTGGAGGAGAAGCCCACGGTGCGCAAGCCGGTGGCCCCCTTCACCACCAGCACCCTGCAGCAGGAGGCCAACCGCAAGCTGCGGCTCTCGGCCCGCGAAACCATGCGCACCGCCCAGGGCCTCTACGAGCGCGGCTTCATCACCTACATGCGCACCGACTCGGTGCACCTGAGCGAGCAGGCGATCAGCGCCGCCCGCAGCTGCGTGGGCGCCAAATACGGCCAGGAGTACCTGAGCCCCTCCCCGCGCCAGTTCTCCACCAAGGCCCGCAACGCCCAGGAGGCCCACGAGGCGATCCGTCCCGCCGGCGAGAGCTTCCGCGACCCCGCCGCCACCGGCCTCGACGGCCGCGACCTGGCCCTCTACGAGCTGATCTGGAAGCGCACCGTGGCCTCCCAGATGGCCGACGCCAAACTCACCATGCTCAGCGTGGATCTGGAAGTGGATGGCGGCACGCTGGGACTGGCCAGCTTCCGCGCCAGCGGCAAGCGCATCGATTTCCCCGGCTTCTTCCGCGCCTACGTGGAGGGCTCCGACGACCCCGATGCCGCGCTGGAGGGGCAGGAGGTGCTGCTGCCGGCGCTCAAGAGCGGCGACAGCCCCGCCTGCAAGGCGGTGGAGGCCCTCGGCCACCAGACCCAGCCGCCCGCCCGCTACAGCGAGGCGGCCCTGGTGAAGATGCTCGAAAAGGAGGGCATCGGCCGACCCTCCACCTACGCCTCGATCATCGGCACGATCGTCGACCGGGGTTACGCCACCCTGGCGAACAACGCCCTCACCCCCAGCTTCACGGCCTTCGCCGTGACGGCCCTGCTGGAGGAGCACTTCCCCGATCTGGTGGACACCAGCTTCACCGCCCGGATGGAGAACACCCTCGATGAGATCTCCCACGGCCAGGTGCAGTGGCTGCCCTACCTGGAGAGCTTTTACAAGGGCGAGAAGGGCCTGGAGGCCCAGGTGGCCCAGCGCGAGGGCGACATAGACCCCGGCGCCTCGCGCACGGTGGAACTGGAGGGACTGCCCTGCGTGGTGCGCATCGGTCGCTTCGGCGCCTATCTGGAAACCAAGCGCGTTGCCGACGACGGCAGCGAGGAGCTGCTCAAGGCCACCCTGCCCCAGGAGATCACCCCGGCCGATCTCGACGCCGAGAAGGCCGAGCTGATCCTGCGGCAGAAAGCGGATGGGCCGGAGGCCCTCGGGGAGGACCCGGAAACCGGTGAGGCGGTGTACCTGCTGTTCGGCCAGTACGGCCCCTACGTGCAGCGGGGCCAGGTGAGCGACGACAACCCCAAGCCCAAACGGGCGTCGTTGCCCAAGGGTGTCAAGCCCGAGGAGCTCAAGCTGGAGGATGCCCTGGGGCTGCTGCGCCTGCCGCGCCAGCTGGGCGAGCACCCCGACGGCGGCCGCATCGATGCCGGGCTGGGCCGCTTCGGGCCCTACGTGGTGCACCACAAGGGCAAGGGGGAGAAGGACTACCGCTCGCTCAAAGCGGAAGACGACGTGCTCCTGGTGGGTCTGGAGCGGGCGCTGGAGCTGCTGGCCCAGCCCAAGCGCGGCCGCGGCGGCCGCACCGCCCTCAAGGATCTCGGCACCCCCGAGGGCGCCGATGAGGCCATCCAGCTGTTCGATGGCCCCTACGGCCTCTACGTGAAGCAGGGCAAGGTGAATGCCTCCCTGCCCGAGGGCACCACCGCCGACACGATCACCCTCGAGCAGGCCGTGGAGCTGCTGGCCGCCAAGGCGGCCAGCGGCAAGGGCAAGGGCGGCAGGAGCGCCGGCAAAGCCGCTGCCGCCCGCAAGCCGGCGGCCAGGACCCCGGCCGCCAGGAAGGCCCCTGCCACCACCAAGACCGGTCGCCTGCGCGCCAGTGCCGTGCGCGTGATCAAGGCGGCCGACAACTGA
- a CDS encoding NAD(P)H-quinone oxidoreductase subunit N, protein MSLPGALLTAVNPAVEAIGSGAGVASLASQLNAGTIAPEAAVLVALVACLLVDLAGEKAASRWVPPFSYAGLGGALVLLALQWSDPALAPSFLGSFLADNLAIAFRAVVAASTLITLMLSWRYVEQSGTPVGEYAAILLAATLGAMFLCGSTDLVSIFVSLETLSVASYLLSGYMKRDARSSEAALKYLLVGSAAAAVFLYGASLLYGLTGGATSLEAVGLALQTSASPIAALALVFVLATVAFKIAAVPFHQWTPDVYEGSPTPVVAFLSVGSKAAGFALALRILVGCFGSFDTQWKLLFTVLAVLSMVLGNVVALAQTSMKRMLAYSSIGQAGFVMIGLVCGTEDGYAAMVLYMAAYLFMNLGAFACIILFSLRTGSDRISDYAGLYQKDPLITLGLSLCLLSLGGIPPMLGFFGKIYLFFAGWADGQYLLVVVGLITSVVSIYYYISVIKMMVVKEPQEASDVVKAYPPISWKLPGLPALRAGLVGCVIVTAVGGILSSPLFTWASQTVVGTPMLQAALG, encoded by the coding sequence ATGTCCCTGCCCGGCGCCCTGCTCACCGCGGTCAATCCCGCGGTTGAGGCCATCGGCAGTGGAGCGGGTGTGGCCAGCCTGGCCAGCCAGCTCAATGCCGGCACGATCGCGCCGGAAGCGGCGGTGCTCGTGGCCCTGGTGGCCTGCCTGCTGGTGGACCTGGCCGGCGAGAAGGCCGCCAGCCGCTGGGTACCGCCCTTCAGCTACGCGGGCCTGGGGGGCGCCCTGGTGCTGCTGGCCCTGCAGTGGAGTGATCCGGCCCTGGCGCCCTCCTTCCTGGGCAGCTTCCTGGCCGACAACCTGGCCATCGCCTTCCGCGCCGTGGTGGCCGCCTCCACCCTGATCACCCTGATGCTCAGTTGGCGCTACGTGGAGCAGAGCGGCACGCCGGTGGGGGAATACGCCGCGATCCTGCTGGCCGCCACGCTCGGGGCCATGTTCCTGTGCGGCTCCACCGACCTGGTGAGCATCTTCGTGTCGCTGGAAACCCTCTCGGTGGCCAGCTACCTGCTCTCGGGCTACATGAAGCGGGACGCCCGCAGTTCCGAGGCGGCCCTCAAATATCTGCTGGTGGGCTCGGCGGCGGCGGCCGTGTTTCTCTACGGCGCCTCCCTGCTCTACGGCCTCACCGGTGGCGCCACCAGCCTGGAGGCCGTGGGGCTGGCCCTGCAGACCAGCGCCAGCCCGATCGCGGCCCTGGCCCTGGTGTTCGTGCTGGCGACGGTGGCCTTCAAGATCGCCGCCGTGCCCTTCCACCAGTGGACCCCCGACGTGTATGAGGGTTCACCCACGCCGGTGGTGGCCTTCCTCTCGGTGGGTTCCAAGGCGGCTGGTTTTGCCCTGGCCCTGCGCATCCTGGTGGGCTGCTTCGGCAGCTTCGACACCCAGTGGAAGCTGCTGTTCACCGTGCTGGCGGTGCTCTCGATGGTGCTGGGCAACGTGGTGGCCCTGGCCCAGACCTCGATGAAGCGGATGCTCGCCTACAGCTCGATCGGCCAGGCGGGCTTCGTGATGATCGGCCTGGTGTGCGGCACCGAGGACGGCTACGCCGCCATGGTGCTCTACATGGCCGCCTACCTGTTCATGAACCTGGGCGCCTTCGCCTGCATCATCCTGTTCTCGCTGCGCACCGGCAGCGACCGCATCTCCGACTACGCCGGTCTCTACCAGAAGGATCCCCTGATCACCCTGGGGCTCAGCCTCTGCCTGCTGTCGCTGGGCGGCATCCCGCCGATGCTGGGCTTCTTCGGCAAGATCTACCTGTTCTTCGCCGGCTGGGCCGACGGCCAGTACCTGCTGGTGGTGGTGGGGCTGATCACCTCGGTGGTATCGATCTACTACTACATCTCCGTGATCAAGATGATGGTGGTGAAGGAACCCCAGGAGGCCTCCGACGTGGTGAAGGCCTACCCGCCCATCAGCTGGAAGCTGCCCGGACTGCCGGCCCTGCGGGCCGGCCTGGTGGGCTGCGTGATCGTGACCGCCGTCGGCGGCATCCTCTCCAGCCCCCTGTTCACCTGGGCCAGCCAGACCGTGGTGGGCACACCGATGCTGCAGGCGGCCCTGGGCTGA
- a CDS encoding ABC transporter ATP-binding protein: MAGAAPPVAELIGVEKVYGSGDAEVRALDGLDLTVQAGDYLAVMGASGSGKSTAMNILGCLDRPSGGSYRLNGVPVESLDDDALADLRNHQLGFVFQQFHLLPQLTAMENVMLPMVYAGVPASERRRRAQEALERVGLGQRLNNKPNQLSGGQQQRVAIARAIINNPAMLLADEPTGALDSRTTEEVLAIFDELHRSGITLVLVTHEDDVAARAEQVVQFRDGRMISREVR; the protein is encoded by the coding sequence ATGGCCGGCGCAGCACCTCCGGTGGCCGAGCTGATCGGCGTGGAGAAGGTGTACGGCAGCGGCGATGCCGAAGTGCGGGCCCTGGACGGCCTCGATCTCACCGTGCAGGCGGGCGATTATCTGGCGGTGATGGGCGCCTCCGGCTCCGGCAAGAGCACGGCCATGAACATCCTCGGCTGCCTGGATCGCCCCAGTGGCGGCAGCTACCGGCTCAACGGCGTGCCCGTGGAATCCCTCGACGACGACGCCCTGGCCGACCTGCGCAACCACCAGCTGGGCTTTGTGTTCCAGCAGTTTCACCTGCTGCCCCAGCTCACGGCGATGGAGAACGTGATGCTGCCGATGGTGTACGCCGGCGTGCCGGCCTCCGAACGACGCCGGCGGGCCCAGGAAGCCCTCGAGCGGGTTGGACTCGGCCAGCGCCTTAACAACAAGCCCAACCAGCTCTCAGGCGGGCAACAACAGCGGGTGGCCATCGCCAGGGCAATCATCAACAATCCGGCGATGCTGCTGGCCGATGAGCCCACCGGCGCCCTCGATTCCCGCACCACCGAAGAGGTGCTGGCGATCTTCGACGAACTGCACCGCAGCGGCATCACCCTGGTGTTGGTGACCCACGAGGACGACGTGGCCGCCCGGGCCGAGCAGGTGGTGCAGTTCCGCGACGGGCGGATGATCAGTCGCGAGGTGCGCTGA
- a CDS encoding peptidoglycan DD-metalloendopeptidase family protein: MRGAPLLVATSLLAALPGLAGLETIEQPQAPVALPPPPPVQEAVPLRPAPAASQPQAQPQPLSPQAQPQLARPAQPIAPQPLRFDQSLDELVRQGVVSPAERQRIRTGATATPQQSPAHQRACSSGALSEQECSSGVVVRWRGRNDSQGPALQRPGDPELPLPSASELAAIGFSEGGPQPLSTPLTVPVSALMAGADGNFSLSSVFAITPRPSPVAGNGNRRLLFPLIGPAAISSGFGFRLHPVLGSWLMHAGKDFAAPEGTPVVAALGGRVVSSGMAGGYGLTVEVEHDNPRRRTLYAHLSELFVKAGDRVRQGEAIGRVGSTGMSTGPHLHFELRLPQDGGWVAVDPGDLDPGPAGIGVGNDAVALLMGQLLQRLERPQVQAQAPFIPGTAAGPVSAPRD, encoded by the coding sequence ATGCGGGGAGCCCCCCTGCTGGTGGCCACTTCCCTGCTGGCGGCTCTCCCAGGCCTGGCTGGCCTAGAAACGATCGAACAGCCCCAGGCCCCCGTGGCCCTGCCGCCGCCACCCCCGGTGCAGGAGGCGGTGCCCCTGAGGCCCGCGCCTGCGGCCAGCCAACCCCAGGCCCAACCGCAACCCCTATCCCCCCAGGCCCAACCCCAGCTGGCCCGGCCAGCCCAGCCCATCGCGCCGCAACCCCTGCGTTTCGACCAGTCCCTCGATGAGCTGGTGCGCCAGGGGGTGGTGAGCCCGGCGGAACGGCAGCGCATCCGCACGGGGGCAACGGCCACGCCCCAGCAGTCCCCCGCCCACCAGCGGGCCTGCAGCAGTGGGGCCCTTTCCGAGCAGGAGTGCAGCAGCGGTGTGGTGGTGCGCTGGCGCGGCAGGAACGACAGCCAGGGGCCAGCCCTGCAGCGGCCCGGCGACCCCGAGCTGCCACTGCCCTCCGCCAGTGAGCTGGCGGCCATCGGTTTCAGTGAGGGTGGCCCCCAGCCCCTGAGCACGCCCCTCACCGTGCCGGTGTCGGCGCTCATGGCCGGCGCCGATGGCAACTTCAGTCTCTCGAGCGTGTTTGCCATCACCCCCCGGCCCTCACCCGTGGCCGGCAACGGCAATCGCCGCCTGTTGTTCCCGCTGATCGGACCGGCCGCAATCAGCAGCGGCTTCGGTTTCCGGCTGCATCCGGTGCTGGGCAGCTGGCTGATGCACGCCGGCAAGGACTTCGCTGCCCCCGAGGGCACGCCGGTGGTGGCCGCCCTCGGGGGCCGGGTGGTGAGCAGCGGCATGGCCGGTGGCTATGGCCTCACCGTGGAGGTGGAGCACGACAACCCCAGGCGCCGCACCCTCTACGCCCATCTCAGTGAACTGTTCGTGAAGGCGGGCGACCGGGTGCGCCAGGGCGAGGCGATCGGCCGGGTGGGCAGCACCGGCATGAGCACCGGCCCCCACCTCCACTTCGAGCTGCGTCTGCCCCAGGACGGCGGCTGGGTGGCGGTGGATCCGGGCGATCTCGATCCAGGGCCGGCCGGCATCGGTGTGGGCAACGACGCCGTGGCCCTGTTGATGGGTCAGCTGCTGCAGCGGCTTGAGCGCCCCCAGGTGCAGGCCCAGGCTCCGTTCATTCCCGGAACCGCAGCGGGGCCGGTCAGCGCACCTCGCGACTGA
- a CDS encoding biotin--[acetyl-CoA-carboxylase] ligase, with protein MVVQPLTPLPARAPCLRWQRRHLPVCASTEIELARWLAAREAAGRPLPAQGTALLVLARRQRFGRGQQGRCWSSPAGGLWLSAAIPWPSQPGSAALGLAVAVGLALQLEQLGLRPQLKWPNDLLLEGRKLAGLLPRLRRRGGQVRWAQVGIGLNGRNRVPQGAISLAGALSPGRPAHPQAAPRRLEPRLQAALEWAVASAAAAEDVRALAEERLWRPAEGVEHGGRLWQVEGLERDGRLLLRSGPLRTRLERRI; from the coding sequence TTGGTTGTCCAGCCTCTGACACCCCTGCCTGCCCGGGCACCCTGCCTGCGCTGGCAGCGGCGGCACCTGCCGGTGTGCGCCAGCACAGAGATTGAACTGGCCCGCTGGCTGGCGGCGCGGGAGGCCGCTGGCCGTCCCCTGCCAGCGCAGGGCACGGCGCTGCTGGTGCTGGCCCGCCGCCAGCGGTTCGGCCGGGGGCAGCAGGGCCGGTGCTGGTCCTCCCCTGCGGGGGGGCTGTGGCTGAGTGCCGCCATCCCCTGGCCCTCCCAGCCCGGCAGCGCCGCCCTGGGGCTGGCGGTGGCCGTGGGCCTCGCCCTGCAGCTGGAGCAGCTGGGGTTGAGGCCCCAGCTCAAGTGGCCCAACGACCTGCTGCTGGAGGGGCGCAAACTGGCGGGACTGCTGCCGCGGTTGCGCCGTCGCGGTGGCCAGGTGCGCTGGGCCCAGGTGGGGATCGGCCTGAATGGGCGCAACCGGGTGCCCCAGGGGGCGATCAGCCTGGCCGGGGCCCTGTCCCCCGGCCGTCCGGCGCACCCCCAGGCGGCCCCGCGGCGTCTGGAGCCCCGCCTGCAGGCTGCCCTGGAATGGGCTGTTGCCTCGGCTGCAGCCGCTGAAGACGTCCGCGCCCTGGCCGAGGAGCGGCTGTGGCGGCCGGCTGAGGGCGTGGAACACGGCGGCAGGCTCTGGCAGGTGGAGGGGCTGGAGCGCGATGGCCGCCTGCTGCTGCGCAGTGGACCGCTGCGCACGCGGCTGGAACGCCGCATCTGA